A genomic window from Punica granatum isolate Tunisia-2019 chromosome 2, ASM765513v2, whole genome shotgun sequence includes:
- the LOC116197755 gene encoding uncharacterized protein C3F10.06c isoform X1, which yields MAADGDAVKLSIYRAARTIKRRDNSLHNALRSIYEDSIFVGEISQLWPDLPLLANLRCGLWYSRQFHGTCYFKSTDGHNNNWSFNTSRLNLHVAQLALQKGGCIIVDSTRKGKRFPDSMSKTIPIWTCVLNRCIARYRSKIRDNSLTIDEKLGNSTQCKENVAENSLNWDCSLHLPLWVSDVERASIEDRLETWTDELEAIGADIPSIVSLKKPLRPLWVSQKTVIWLNEVPDHGSWDFTPIILLSASRSTGPVQQATTSEFSWSYIAGAGDDEESWARGLSPSLFWAHAYELINAGPDSCNQKVADIVERDRVCRAHRGLVAPQVILNGPTLKGSTDELNCAELLSVSEMVNDENRSVTWLASTNIAVGSISLAAKASNVDCVLNCAQESISVSLRSAELYLHLPIQNSKFDRFSLLNNLPSAVNFARFNLSKGRTVFVCCQDGEDISVCVCLAILISLFTDEGTYDEGRTLDERSITKWEMRRRLVFICKYAAFARPSRGNLKQVFAFLSGGRPGSN from the exons ATGGCGGCCGACGGAGACGCGGTGAAGCTGAGCATATACAGAGCGGCGAGGACCATCAAGAGGAGGGACAACAGTCTCCACAACGCCCTTAGATCAATCTACGAGGACTCCATCTTCGTCGGCGAGATATCTCAGCTGTGGCCGGATCTCCCGCTGCTTGCGAACCTCCGCTGCGGGCTATGGTACTCCCGCCAGTTCCACGGGACGTGCTACTTCAAGTCCACCGACGGCCACAACAATAACTGGTCCTTCAACACCTCCCGCCTCAATCTCCATGTCGCACAACTTGCCc TACAGAAGGGAGGGTGTATAATCGTCGATTCAACTCGGAAAGGGAAGAGATTTCCCGACAGCATGTCGAAGACGATACCCATATGGACGTGTGTCCTGAATCGCTGTATCGCCCGATATAGGAGTAAAATAAGAGATAACAGCTTGACAATTGATGAG AAATTGGGTAATTCCACTcaatgcaaagaaaacgtcGCAGAAAACTCTCTCAATTGGGACTGTTCCTTGCACCTTCCCCTGTGGGTTTCCGATGTTGAACGGGCATCCATTGAAGATCGGTTAGAAACTTGGACTGATGAGCTAGAAGCCATTGGAGCGGATATTCCCTCTATTGTCTCCTTAAAGAAACCATTACGTCCTTTATGGGTTTCACAAAAGACTGTCATTTGGCTCAATGAAGTCCCAGATCACGGCTCTTGGGATTTTACGCCAATTATACTTCTCTCCGCTTCTCGTTCAACTGGGCCAGTGCAACAGGCAACCACCTCTGAGTTTAGCTGGAGCTACATTGCTGGGGCAGGAGATGATGAGGAGAGCTGGGCCAGGGGTCTCTCGCCATCTCTCTTCTGGGCCCATGCATATGAACTCATAAATGCAGGACCCGACTCGTGTAATCAGAAGGTGGCAGATATAGTCGAGAGGGATCGAGTGTGCCGTGCTCACAGGGGACTTGTTGCTCCACAAGTCATACTCAATGGTCCCACATTGAAAGGAAGCACAGATGAACTAAATTGTGCAGAGTTGTTGTCTGTTTCTGAAATGGTCAATGATGAAAATCGCTCGGTCACTTGGTTGGCTTCAACGAACATTGCAGTGGGTTCAATATCACTCG CTGCAAAAGCTTCCAATGTTGACTGCGTGCTCAATTGTGCTCAAGAGTCCATTTCTGTTAGTTTACGTAGTGCTGAGCTGTACTTGCATCTTCCAATTCAG AACTCGAAGTTTGATCGCTTCTCCTTATTAAACAATCTTCCATCTGCAGTAAACTTTGCGAGATTTAATCTTAGCAAAGGGAGGACAGTTTTTGTTTGTTGCCAAGATG GGGAAGATATTAGCGTATGTGTCTGCCTTGCTATCTTGATTTCATTATTCACTGATGAAG GAACTTACGATGAAGGAAGAACATTAGATGAGAGATCCATCACGAAATGGGAGATGCGACGGAGGCTTGTATTTATCTGTAAATATGCGGCTTTCGCCCGTCCTTCAAGAGGAAATCTCAAACAGGTGTTTGCCTTCTTAAGTGGGGGAAGACCAGGTTCTAACTGA
- the LOC116197755 gene encoding uncharacterized protein C3F10.06c isoform X3, with protein MSHNLPKGGCIIVDSTRKGKRFPDSMSKTIPIWTCVLNRCIARYRSKIRDNSLTIDEKLGNSTQCKENVAENSLNWDCSLHLPLWVSDVERASIEDRLETWTDELEAIGADIPSIVSLKKPLRPLWVSQKTVIWLNEVPDHGSWDFTPIILLSASRSTGPVQQATTSEFSWSYIAGAGDDEESWARGLSPSLFWAHAYELINAGPDSCNQKVADIVERDRVCRAHRGLVAPQVILNGPTLKGSTDELNCAELLSVSEMVNDENRSVTWLASTNIAVGSISLAAKASNVDCVLNCAQESISVSLRSAELYLHLPIQNSKFDRFSLLNNLPSAVNFARFNLSKGRTVFVCCQDGEDISVCVCLAILISLFTDEGTYDEGRTLDERSITKWEMRRRLVFICKYAAFARPSRGNLKQVFAFLSGGRPGSN; from the exons ATGTCGCACAACTTGCCc AAGGGAGGGTGTATAATCGTCGATTCAACTCGGAAAGGGAAGAGATTTCCCGACAGCATGTCGAAGACGATACCCATATGGACGTGTGTCCTGAATCGCTGTATCGCCCGATATAGGAGTAAAATAAGAGATAACAGCTTGACAATTGATGAG AAATTGGGTAATTCCACTcaatgcaaagaaaacgtcGCAGAAAACTCTCTCAATTGGGACTGTTCCTTGCACCTTCCCCTGTGGGTTTCCGATGTTGAACGGGCATCCATTGAAGATCGGTTAGAAACTTGGACTGATGAGCTAGAAGCCATTGGAGCGGATATTCCCTCTATTGTCTCCTTAAAGAAACCATTACGTCCTTTATGGGTTTCACAAAAGACTGTCATTTGGCTCAATGAAGTCCCAGATCACGGCTCTTGGGATTTTACGCCAATTATACTTCTCTCCGCTTCTCGTTCAACTGGGCCAGTGCAACAGGCAACCACCTCTGAGTTTAGCTGGAGCTACATTGCTGGGGCAGGAGATGATGAGGAGAGCTGGGCCAGGGGTCTCTCGCCATCTCTCTTCTGGGCCCATGCATATGAACTCATAAATGCAGGACCCGACTCGTGTAATCAGAAGGTGGCAGATATAGTCGAGAGGGATCGAGTGTGCCGTGCTCACAGGGGACTTGTTGCTCCACAAGTCATACTCAATGGTCCCACATTGAAAGGAAGCACAGATGAACTAAATTGTGCAGAGTTGTTGTCTGTTTCTGAAATGGTCAATGATGAAAATCGCTCGGTCACTTGGTTGGCTTCAACGAACATTGCAGTGGGTTCAATATCACTCG CTGCAAAAGCTTCCAATGTTGACTGCGTGCTCAATTGTGCTCAAGAGTCCATTTCTGTTAGTTTACGTAGTGCTGAGCTGTACTTGCATCTTCCAATTCAG AACTCGAAGTTTGATCGCTTCTCCTTATTAAACAATCTTCCATCTGCAGTAAACTTTGCGAGATTTAATCTTAGCAAAGGGAGGACAGTTTTTGTTTGTTGCCAAGATG GGGAAGATATTAGCGTATGTGTCTGCCTTGCTATCTTGATTTCATTATTCACTGATGAAG GAACTTACGATGAAGGAAGAACATTAGATGAGAGATCCATCACGAAATGGGAGATGCGACGGAGGCTTGTATTTATCTGTAAATATGCGGCTTTCGCCCGTCCTTCAAGAGGAAATCTCAAACAGGTGTTTGCCTTCTTAAGTGGGGGAAGACCAGGTTCTAACTGA
- the LOC116197755 gene encoding uncharacterized protein C3F10.06c isoform X2 translates to MAADGDAVKLSIYRAARTIKRRDNSLHNALRSIYEDSIFVGEISQLWPDLPLLANLRCGLWYSRQFHGTCYFKSTDGHNNNWSFNTSRLNLHVAQLALQKGGCIIVDSTRKGKRFPDSMSKTIPIWTCVLNRCIARYRSKIRDNSLTIDEKLGNSTQCKENVAENSLNWDCSLHLPLWVSDVERASIEDRLETWTDELEAIGADIPSIVSLKKPLRPLWVSQKTVIWLNEVPDHGSWDFTPIILLSASRSTGPVQQATTSEFSWSYIAGAGDDEESWARGLSPSLFWAHAYELINAGPDSCNQKVADIVERDRVCRAHRGLVAPQVILNGPTLKGSTDELNCAELLSVSEMVNDENRSVTWLASTNIAVGSISLAAKASNVDCVLNCAQESISVSLRSAELYLHLPIQNSKFDRFSLLNNLPSAVNFARFNLSKGRTVFVCCQDGEDISVCVCLAILISLFTDEGTCLSQICWLNIKELTMKEEH, encoded by the exons ATGGCGGCCGACGGAGACGCGGTGAAGCTGAGCATATACAGAGCGGCGAGGACCATCAAGAGGAGGGACAACAGTCTCCACAACGCCCTTAGATCAATCTACGAGGACTCCATCTTCGTCGGCGAGATATCTCAGCTGTGGCCGGATCTCCCGCTGCTTGCGAACCTCCGCTGCGGGCTATGGTACTCCCGCCAGTTCCACGGGACGTGCTACTTCAAGTCCACCGACGGCCACAACAATAACTGGTCCTTCAACACCTCCCGCCTCAATCTCCATGTCGCACAACTTGCCc TACAGAAGGGAGGGTGTATAATCGTCGATTCAACTCGGAAAGGGAAGAGATTTCCCGACAGCATGTCGAAGACGATACCCATATGGACGTGTGTCCTGAATCGCTGTATCGCCCGATATAGGAGTAAAATAAGAGATAACAGCTTGACAATTGATGAG AAATTGGGTAATTCCACTcaatgcaaagaaaacgtcGCAGAAAACTCTCTCAATTGGGACTGTTCCTTGCACCTTCCCCTGTGGGTTTCCGATGTTGAACGGGCATCCATTGAAGATCGGTTAGAAACTTGGACTGATGAGCTAGAAGCCATTGGAGCGGATATTCCCTCTATTGTCTCCTTAAAGAAACCATTACGTCCTTTATGGGTTTCACAAAAGACTGTCATTTGGCTCAATGAAGTCCCAGATCACGGCTCTTGGGATTTTACGCCAATTATACTTCTCTCCGCTTCTCGTTCAACTGGGCCAGTGCAACAGGCAACCACCTCTGAGTTTAGCTGGAGCTACATTGCTGGGGCAGGAGATGATGAGGAGAGCTGGGCCAGGGGTCTCTCGCCATCTCTCTTCTGGGCCCATGCATATGAACTCATAAATGCAGGACCCGACTCGTGTAATCAGAAGGTGGCAGATATAGTCGAGAGGGATCGAGTGTGCCGTGCTCACAGGGGACTTGTTGCTCCACAAGTCATACTCAATGGTCCCACATTGAAAGGAAGCACAGATGAACTAAATTGTGCAGAGTTGTTGTCTGTTTCTGAAATGGTCAATGATGAAAATCGCTCGGTCACTTGGTTGGCTTCAACGAACATTGCAGTGGGTTCAATATCACTCG CTGCAAAAGCTTCCAATGTTGACTGCGTGCTCAATTGTGCTCAAGAGTCCATTTCTGTTAGTTTACGTAGTGCTGAGCTGTACTTGCATCTTCCAATTCAG AACTCGAAGTTTGATCGCTTCTCCTTATTAAACAATCTTCCATCTGCAGTAAACTTTGCGAGATTTAATCTTAGCAAAGGGAGGACAGTTTTTGTTTGTTGCCAAGATG GGGAAGATATTAGCGTATGTGTCTGCCTTGCTATCTTGATTTCATTATTCACTGATGAAGGTACATGCCTCTCTCAGATTTGTTGGTTGAACATTAAG GAACTTACGATGAAGGAAGAACATTAG